Proteins from one Ahaetulla prasina isolate Xishuangbanna chromosome 2, ASM2864084v1, whole genome shotgun sequence genomic window:
- the LOC131191891 gene encoding uncharacterized protein K02A2.6-like: LLWGDRVVIPEKLREKVLDLLHEGHPGIVRMKGLARSYVWWPLMDSEIAERVGKCQACQESRPLPPTAPVREWEKPQGPWSRIHIDFAGPFHGQTFLVVVDAFSKWLEIILMRSMTAEAVIAALRHLFATHGLPDTLVSDNSPQFTATQFEEYLADEGIRHALSAPFHPASNGLAERSVRSAKEALSRLKPGD, encoded by the coding sequence ttgctatggggcgatcgagtggtgatcccggagaaattgagggaaaaggtattggatcttctccacgagggtcacccagggatcgtaaggatgaaggggctagcgagaagctatgtttggtggccattaatggactcagaaattgctgagagggtagggaaatgccaggcctgccaggaatccaggccactacccccaacggccccggttagggaatgggaaaaaccccaagggccctggtcaagaatccacatcgattttgccggccccttccacggccaaactttcctagtggtagtcgacgcgttctctaaatggttggaaatcattctcatgagatccatgacagccgaggcggtaatcgcagccctgcggcacctgtttgcaacccacgggttgcccgacacgctagtatccgacaacagcccgcaattcacggcaacccagtttgaggaatacttggcagatgagggcatccgacatgccctctctgcgccgttccaccctgcgtcgaatggccttgcagagcgttccgtccggagcgctaaagaggcattgtcaagactcaagccaggcgac